In a genomic window of Acidobacteriota bacterium:
- a CDS encoding type II toxin-antitoxin system Phd/YefM family antitoxin produces the protein MKKVALSRVKDDLSKFLRMTEREDVVITRHGEPAGVLIGLRSEDEWIDYELQSAPPARTTQPRQD, from the coding sequence ATGAAGAAGGTGGCGCTCTCCAGGGTCAAGGACGACCTGTCCAAGTTCCTTCGAATGACGGAAAGAGAGGACGTCGTCATCACGCGACACGGCGAGCCGGCCGGCGTCTTGATCGGGCTTCGCTCCGAGGACGAGTGGATCGACTACGAACTCCAGAGCGCCCCGCCCGCACGTACCACGCAACCGAGGCAAGATTGA